The Silene latifolia isolate original U9 population chromosome 4, ASM4854445v1, whole genome shotgun sequence region aaacgtaaacaattgaccggAATTAAAATTGATAACGGCGATCGATTTGTCACTTATAAATCGGGCAAGTGCAGATTACAAATAGTTCACCAACAATATTCAGAATCAATCATTCGAAGTGTAACTAATCCACAATAATGATCacgtaattgcaaatcaaatcgTGTAAAGTGATGAAAAATCGTGAAAATTGCAAATCAAAGCAATTAGATTGTTCAGAAACGCGAGGAACATAACAATTGAAAAGTAAATGCATCAAATAAAGGTAATTAAAGTGATGAACAATCAATGAAAAAGGACAATCGTAAACCCTAGAAGTTGAATTTACCTGATTCAAGAATCGCAGTAAGAAAAGAAAGAAGCCAGATAATTAATTACATTAATCATTAGTCATTTGTTGACATCACGTTATTCCGTAAAATCGTTGACTGCCGCCTGTCGAGACTCGAGACTTGGAAGTTATGAAAGCAACGGGTCAGCCTGTACCGACCAGCCAAACGGGCTCCTTTTGGCCCAACCCGACCCGGCCTTCTCCTGGCCATAGAAGGCCCGTTCAATGCACGGGCTTGGCCTGGGTTCCATATATCCAGCCCAGCTCGCCCTATCCCGTTATTTTaagaaaaaattaaaaagaatAACATAGTATATATTTGAGGCCCGCCCGCCTCTGGCCTGGCCCGGGTCATACGTCATCTAGCCCGGCCAAGCCCACCTCTCCAATCAGCCGGTTCAAGGCTTAGCTAGGTGAGCCCGAACTTGACCCAAGTACAGCCCTAATTATGACCAAAAACTTTAGACGACGTAATCAGAATACTTCCTTCTATTCAACGTAAACTTCCATattttctttttcgaatttttagGATTTTTTTCCTTATTTCCTAATTTGGAAGTTTTgtatggtccaaattcaattgcatgtgagatagtgtgttttgtgtgcGCAAAATTGCAAATGAGAGGGGAAGTTCACATTGAATATGAGGGTAATGAGACGAGACAACTCGCGAGCAACTCAAGCTCAGCTCGGTCAAACCTCGACTTGTGCAAGCTTGTGTAATACCCGTATCTTTTGAGACCCACAAATTTACCTTGGGATACGTGAGAGGACCATTGGATGAGATAAATCCTACTCGAGAGTGAAAGTATGACCGTACACTAGACCTGGTGAGACCTGGACTAGACCTAGTATGGCTGTAGTGGACCGAGTAAAGCACTTATCCGATCGAgtgggtgtcactcgatcgagtggtcggTCACTCGATCGATCGAGTGACGCTGGATCAGAACACAATAAGAAATCTAAAACccttatccttattcattctatcttcttctTTCTTATGCTACTAAGAAGTGGTTCTTTAGATATCATCCTATGTGCATGTGGTGGTTTGAATTTGATTGACCATTTATTAATTGTTGATGATCTATTGATGTTTTACAAGGGGAGGTAAGATCTATAATGTTACTGCTTAGAGCCTTTTCTACTTTTTCTGCATCTTCCGGGTTGAAGGTTAATGCTGGTAAATCAAAGGTGGTGTTTAATGGTGTGGCAGTTGGTTTGAAGCAGGATATCATTCAGATATCTGGATTTTAGGAAGGGACTCTACCTTTTAAATATATAGGAATCCCTGTCCAACCTGATAGGTTAACTAGAGCTGAATGCAATATTTTTAGTAGAGTTAACCTGTTAGGTTAACTATCTTAGTGAAGAAGGTCATGGGTATTTGAGCTAGGAAGTTGAGCTATGCTAGGAGAGACTAATTCTCATAAATTCAATGCTCAACACTTTACATAATTACCGGGGGTCCATTTTCCTGATACCAAAAGGGGTTATTAGGAAGATTGTGGTTGTTTGCAGGAATTTTCTGTGAATGAGGGGACTGATTATCTCAGAGCTCCTTTGGTGGTTTGGCAAAAAAATTGTTGTAGCAAGAATGAGGGTGGATTAGGCATAAATGAGGCAGAGATGTGGAACATTGTCACAGTGGAAAAACTGGTCAATTGGATTTACACGAAGTTAGATAGATTAGGGGTCTTCTGGATAGATCATGTCTATTTAAAGGGATCCGATTGGAGTACTTATTCAGCCACCTTCAGATTCCAATTGGAATTAgaggaatatttgtaaaattaGGAGACTAATGGATGCAGGATTCCAGAATAGCCTATGGGTTGCTGATCCTAGAGGTTATTCTATTGGTTTAGGTTACTGCTGGTCACAGGATGTCCACCCACTTGTCCAGTGGTTTAAAGATGTTTGGATAATTGGTGCATTTCCAAGCACTCATTTATAGGTTGGTTAATCAAGCATAAGACATTGAACACTAGGGCTAAGTTGTATGAGTTTGATTTGTGTGATACTAACAAATATGTGTTGTGTGTATGGAGAGTTGAGTCACGTAATCACCTGTTTGCAGAGTGCCAGTATAGTTCTCAGATTATAATGAGCATAGAAGATTGGTTGCAGCTCGATCAAGTTGGATGGTAGTAATGGTCAATATTCGAGAGTGCAAATAAAGATATGTCGTATGGTTAAGTCAGCAATATGCTATGCTATCTAGATGGAAAGAAACAGATGCAGAGAAGCTTTGAATGTTAATGAGGCCTTAGAGGATTGTGAAGGAGTTGAAGAGGTCTATACACGCTAGAGTACAACCTGTAAGAAGTCTAGATAAGAGTTGGCTACAAAGATTAGATATTATTCTTGTTTAACTTGTAATCTGTAGTCATATGCTTTGTCATAAAATTGGGTTTAAAAATGCACTAGAGCATTAGCATTAATAGTTCTTATTTTTGAGATTGTCACTAAGAATTTTATTTAAAAAGTTTATCTACTAAATCATAACGTTggttcttaattttaattaagaattGAGTTCTAAAATAAGAACTAGATTGCTAAGCATATAGAAATGTGATGACCAATGATCATAACATGCGTACAAAATGTGGGATGTCTTTAAACATTGTCGATCTATttacaagaaaaaaaaagttCTTCTATTGTAGAATAAAGTTCTTAAATATTGAAAATAAAGAAATATGATATGACATGAGAAGAATTTTATATAGAGTTTTTATATTGCATGTTATTGTTCTTAGCAGTATGTGGTACATTTATTATAATGGAAAGCTCACACTTTACCCCCAAAAAAATCTAAAAAATACCGTGCTTTATCACGAGATCTATACTGGTTAATTAATTATTAGGTTACCAACATTAAATTGGGAATATAATTAAGAATTGGAAATAGACCTGTTTGACCTTTACAAAATGGGTGTTTTAGTAAAGACACTCAATAATATCCCTCCGTCTCACCCATTTCCTTACATTTATTTTTTGACACTATTCATGAGTGGGTAGAATCTCTAATATATTTTCTAATATATTATAGtataaaatatagtcatgtggaATCTTTTTTGAATCGTCTTAATAAGTATATTATGAAtattaaatttttataatttttataatatgtaaataaatatatGAACAAAACAAAATTTATATTGGCAAATGTGAAAATAAACGTAAAgaaatattattattaagatTCAATTTACATAATCAAATCATAAATACAAATACTTTGTCAATAAGAcgattttaaacaaaaaaaaaattataagaagCTTAATTATTCCGTAGCTAATTAATAATACACTCGAATATAAAAATACCAAAGAATCTCACATTATTGCATGCATGCAAGCATATATAATCATAACTTATATAGTACGTGCATGTACTTAATTAGTACCACCAAAAACATTCTTCAAAGTTTTTATTTGTTGACTATCCAACAACGTAATTTTTTCAATAATTTCAGTAGGAAGATCATTTCCACCCAAAGAAGCAGAGGTAAACTGAAAACCAGCATGAGCACTATTCAAGCTCACAAATGCGAGAGCCTGATTTTTACCAATATTAACTTGGAAATGAAGTAAACTTTGCGGAAATATCATAACGTCACCCTTATTCAACGTCTTAAAATACGCAGTGTTATCGGATGCAATGAACCCGGCAATGATGGTCCCATCAATGACTATGATAACCTCAGACGCTCGGTGTGTGTGCAATGGGACGACCCCTCCTACGCCTATGTCTAGTCTCGCCATTGAAATGCCTAAGCCATTTACCCCAGGAAACGAGTTGTCATTTGCTGAGGTTACTGCGACATTGAATATGTTAGATGTGTTTCCGGCTACACCCAAGCCTGAGAATACAAAGTCATTGACTGTTAGGTTAGCCGGGTTTTTACAAGGGAACCCTGCTGGTCCGACTGGAAAGTTGAAATCTGCTACGCAAAAATCGACTACACTAGCTGATGATAGTGATATAAGAAGCGAAAATATTACGAAAATGATTGGTTTGGTTAGCTCCATTATTGTGTTTTTTGAAATTTATGAAATTATTATGTATCTTGGATTATCGTATGTAGGATGTATGTttttctttgttgagtttgatatATTTTCTTAGAATTTAAGATCATATATATAGgcaaaaaaaatgcaaagatatatttgtttaattattattattattatgtgtgAGAATAAAGGAAGGTGTGGGTGTAGCCTGTAGGAGACTATAATATTCATGATGGCAtg contains the following coding sequences:
- the LOC141652132 gene encoding auxin-binding protein ABP19a-like; its protein translation is MELTKPIIFVIFSLLISLSSASVVDFCVADFNFPVGPAGFPCKNPANLTVNDFVFSGLGVAGNTSNIFNVAVTSANDNSFPGVNGLGISMARLDIGVGGVVPLHTHRASEVIIVIDGTIIAGFIASDNTAYFKTLNKGDVMIFPQSLLHFQVNIGKNQALAFVSLNSAHAGFQFTSASLGGNDLPTEIIEKITLLDSQQIKTLKNVFGGTN